Proteins found in one Saccharopolyspora phatthalungensis genomic segment:
- the tatA gene encoding Sec-independent protein translocase subunit TatA, which yields MGSLSAWHWLIVLAAVVLLFGSTKLPQMARSLGQSARVFKAEARGLKADEEAARLDRAEREQKRESAAGDSGPPSAASPSPLDEKQRNDPRTD from the coding sequence ATGGGTTCGCTCAGTGCCTGGCACTGGCTGATCGTGCTCGCCGCGGTCGTGCTGCTGTTCGGCTCCACCAAGCTTCCGCAGATGGCCCGTTCCCTCGGCCAGTCCGCCCGCGTTTTCAAGGCGGAGGCGCGCGGCTTGAAGGCCGATGAGGAAGCGGCGCGCCTAGACAGGGCCGAGCGGGAGCAGAAGCGGGAGTCGGCCGCCGGTGACTCCGGTCCGCCGTCGGCCGCATCGCCGTCGCCGCTTGACGAGAAGCAGCGCAACGACCCCAGAACTGACTGA